One region of Sphingomonas abietis genomic DNA includes:
- a CDS encoding phosphotransferase enzyme family protein, producing the protein MRSLLYMPRSSVFEEMSAVKSICQQIGFGQVVPTLLKAAHHTSLLIAPHKIVARVQSGEPIATASECAGREIVVTRYLADRGAPTLAPIPEFAGPYVRASTVVTFWPYAEHRRAASEADASVAAMSLATVHQALRDFDGKLPPYTETLDRCWDTLSGDHLGAVLPAADKHLLETEFRRLRRLVEAIDGRWVALHGDSHLGNLLLDDDGRNPLWMDFEDTCLGPHEYDIANLPAEAWPMFPDADPQLVAAYALLKSVCVVVWCLADSGRNPEMQEAADYHLSVVRDLAR; encoded by the coding sequence TTGCGCAGTCTGCTGTACATGCCTCGTTCGAGCGTTTTTGAGGAGATGTCGGCGGTAAAGTCGATCTGCCAGCAGATCGGGTTCGGTCAGGTCGTGCCGACACTCCTGAAGGCAGCGCACCACACGTCTCTTTTGATCGCACCACACAAGATCGTCGCCAGAGTTCAGTCTGGCGAGCCGATCGCCACGGCGAGCGAGTGCGCCGGCAGAGAAATAGTCGTTACCCGTTATCTCGCAGATCGTGGCGCACCTACGCTGGCTCCGATCCCGGAGTTTGCCGGGCCGTATGTTCGAGCTTCTACCGTCGTGACGTTTTGGCCGTATGCCGAGCATCGCAGGGCCGCGAGCGAAGCGGATGCGTCAGTGGCCGCGATGTCGCTCGCTACCGTCCACCAAGCCTTGAGGGATTTTGACGGCAAGCTGCCGCCCTACACCGAAACCTTGGACCGATGTTGGGACACCCTATCAGGCGATCATCTAGGCGCTGTCCTTCCGGCGGCGGATAAGCACTTGTTGGAAACGGAATTTCGGCGCCTGCGCCGTCTAGTCGAAGCGATCGACGGCAGATGGGTTGCGCTTCATGGAGACTCGCACCTCGGCAACCTCTTACTCGACGACGACGGTCGCAATCCTCTTTGGATGGATTTTGAGGATACGTGTCTTGGCCCCCACGAGTACGACATTGCCAATCTACCGGCCGAGGCATGGCCCATGTTTCCTGATGCCGATCCGCAGCTTGTCGCGGCCTATGCTCTTCTGAAAAGTGTGTGTGTTGTTGTCTGGTGTTTGGCGGACTCGGGCCGGAACCCCGAGATGCAGGAGGCGGCGGATTACCATTTAAGCGTGGTCCGCGACTTGGCGCGGTGA
- a CDS encoding winged helix-turn-helix transcriptional regulator — protein sequence MADRHYRTIPGCPVEVTLDLIDGRWKGVVLHHLMAGQCLRFSELHRRLPGITPRLLTKQLRDLETDGFVSRTVHAEVPPRVEYRITEEGESLRPLIEFAETWGRARMARVQAAHASQRVA from the coding sequence ATGGCTGATCGACACTATCGCACCATCCCGGGTTGTCCGGTCGAAGTGACTCTGGATCTCATCGACGGGCGCTGGAAGGGCGTCGTCCTTCATCATCTGATGGCCGGGCAATGCCTGCGCTTCAGCGAACTGCATCGCCGCTTGCCCGGCATCACGCCCCGGCTGCTGACCAAGCAATTGCGCGATCTCGAAACCGACGGCTTTGTGTCGCGAACCGTTCATGCCGAGGTGCCGCCACGGGTCGAATACCGCATCACAGAAGAAGGAGAGAGCCTGCGCCCCCTGATCGAATTCGCCGAGACTTGGGGCAGGGCACGGATGGCAAGAGTGCAGGCGGCCCACGCCAGCCAACGTGTCGCATAA
- a CDS encoding cation:proton antiporter, producing MLAISSPVLLLAIGALLLLATWLPMMLRGYPLSLPILCLAAGYALSFTSVIRLTTTTTLGASTVGEQISEIIVVIALMGAGLRLDRQFGVRQWQSAWRLLLLTMPISIAGLLLLAHYGLGFGWPAALLLAAALSPTDPVLAADVQTGPPGSGDDGEARFALTAEAGLNDGFAFPFILLALMLAGGGAGYGRWLAVDFLGELVVGIAIGVAVGKSVGMLLFKLPAIKLSDTGEGLAAIGATFLCYAITTMLHGNGFVAVFVSAIAIRSTAPEDRFHVTMAEFAAQIERVLVMLILLILGWGLGSGLLRAITPMGAAVAVALIFIIRPVAAMVSFLGSRHTRWPRGLIAFFGIRGIGTLFYLQYAFNRQAFAERDQIWAISALAITVSVILHGMLSTPAMARADEARNRRSREREEDVADAGDTAPRPG from the coding sequence ATGCTCGCCATCTCCTCTCCCGTCCTGCTGCTCGCGATCGGCGCGCTGCTCCTGCTCGCAACCTGGCTACCGATGATGCTGCGCGGATACCCGTTGTCGCTGCCGATCCTGTGTCTCGCCGCCGGCTATGCGCTGTCGTTCACGTCGGTGATCCGGCTGACGACCACGACGACGCTCGGCGCCAGCACTGTCGGCGAGCAGATCAGCGAGATTATCGTCGTCATCGCGCTGATGGGCGCGGGACTACGCCTTGATCGGCAGTTCGGCGTGCGACAATGGCAGTCGGCCTGGCGATTGCTGCTGCTCACCATGCCGATCTCGATCGCGGGACTGCTGCTGCTCGCTCATTATGGCCTGGGGTTCGGCTGGCCGGCGGCACTGCTGCTCGCCGCCGCCCTGTCGCCGACCGATCCCGTGCTCGCCGCCGACGTGCAGACCGGGCCGCCGGGATCGGGCGACGACGGCGAGGCCCGGTTCGCGCTGACCGCCGAGGCCGGTCTCAACGACGGCTTTGCCTTCCCCTTCATCCTGCTCGCCCTGATGCTCGCCGGGGGCGGAGCCGGCTACGGACGCTGGCTGGCCGTCGATTTTCTCGGCGAACTGGTCGTCGGGATCGCGATCGGGGTTGCCGTCGGCAAGTCGGTCGGGATGCTGCTCTTCAAGCTGCCGGCGATCAAGCTGTCCGACACCGGCGAAGGGCTCGCCGCGATCGGCGCGACCTTCTTATGCTATGCGATCACCACGATGCTGCACGGCAATGGTTTCGTCGCCGTGTTCGTGTCGGCGATCGCGATCCGCTCGACGGCGCCCGAAGATCGCTTCCATGTCACGATGGCCGAATTCGCCGCGCAGATCGAGCGAGTGCTGGTGATGCTCATCCTGCTGATCCTGGGCTGGGGCCTCGGCTCCGGTCTGCTGCGGGCGATCACCCCGATGGGCGCGGCCGTGGCGGTGGCGCTAATCTTCATCATCCGCCCGGTCGCGGCCATGGTCAGCTTCCTGGGATCGCGGCATACGCGATGGCCGCGGGGGCTGATCGCCTTCTTCGGCATTCGCGGCATCGGCACCTTGTTCTACCTGCAATATGCCTTCAACCGCCAGGCCTTTGCCGAGCGGGACCAGATATGGGCGATCTCGGCGCTGGCGATCACTGTGTCGGTCATTCTGCATGGCATGCTGTCGACGCCGGCGATGGCGCGGGCGGACGAGGCGCGAAACCGCCGTTCACGAGAACGCGAAGAGGATGTCGCCGATGCGGGCGACACCGCCCCGCGCCCCGGTTGA
- a CDS encoding LacI family DNA-binding transcriptional regulator: MARLAGVSQSAVSRTFTPGASVSPVMREKVVAAAAALGYQPNLIPRIMATGRSEIIAVAAGGFYNPYFTDILEVLVQMLRDAGKQMMLVHTESDLALDGVVSELARYRVDAVVTPLSIRSRSVADALNALRIPIVTLNAGVTGGLIRAVISDSETASARAAQLLCRAGGTRFGYIGGPESPQQNLREQGFARQLSIRGVHEYARAIGNFDYDGGYRAALQLFEQGRPDAIYCMNDLAALGAMDAIRSRLGLRIPEDVLIMGYDNIAMSQWPTYDLSTFDQDKPAIVRAVLAQLGETAPQLAPIRIPASLIERRTTSRSTEVA, from the coding sequence GTGGCGCGCCTGGCAGGTGTCTCGCAATCGGCGGTCTCGCGCACCTTCACGCCGGGGGCCAGCGTGTCGCCTGTTATGCGCGAGAAAGTCGTCGCTGCTGCTGCTGCGCTGGGATACCAGCCCAACCTCATCCCCCGTATCATGGCGACGGGCCGCTCCGAAATCATCGCGGTTGCAGCGGGCGGCTTCTACAACCCTTATTTCACCGATATTCTGGAGGTGCTTGTCCAGATGCTCCGGGATGCCGGCAAGCAGATGATGCTGGTCCACACCGAGAGCGATCTGGCGCTGGACGGAGTCGTCAGCGAACTGGCCCGTTATCGGGTGGATGCCGTCGTCACGCCTCTTTCGATCCGCAGTCGATCCGTGGCGGATGCGCTCAACGCCCTGCGCATTCCGATCGTCACCCTGAACGCGGGGGTGACAGGCGGCCTGATCCGCGCCGTGATCTCGGACAGCGAAACCGCTTCCGCGCGGGCAGCTCAACTGCTCTGTCGGGCGGGCGGAACACGCTTCGGGTACATTGGTGGGCCGGAAAGTCCGCAACAAAACCTGCGCGAACAGGGGTTCGCGCGGCAATTGTCCATCCGTGGCGTCCATGAATATGCGCGCGCTATTGGGAACTTCGATTATGATGGCGGCTATCGGGCTGCGCTCCAACTGTTCGAGCAGGGCAGGCCCGATGCCATCTATTGCATGAATGATCTGGCGGCCCTCGGTGCGATGGATGCGATCCGCAGCCGGCTCGGTCTGCGCATACCCGAAGACGTTTTGATCATGGGCTATGACAATATCGCCATGAGCCAGTGGCCGACTTACGATCTGAGCACATTCGACCAGGACAAGCCCGCGATCGTTCGAGCCGTGCTGGCACAACTGGGCGAGACCGCGCCGCAACTGGCCCCTATCAGGATACCGGCTTCGTTGATCGAGCGGCGCACGACCAGCAGATCGACTGAAGTTGCGTGA
- a CDS encoding zinc-binding alcohol dehydrogenase family protein has translation MKAILFQKHAGPASFIETDRPDPLPDPRDLLVRVEAVSINPVDTKVRSGSVAVPQEVDALGWDAAGTVVACGTETSLFRAADRVFYAGTFTRPGANAELHLVDERMVGMMPATLSFAEAAALPLTSLTAWQLLFDRLGVAPGKPAEAPSLLVVGGAGGVGSILIQLARRLTGLTVIATASRPESRKWCLEMGAHHVIDHSQPMPSQVAALGAAPVSYVASLTHTARHMPALVEIVAPHGKIGVIDDHDTLDAAPLKAKSVSLHWEMVFTRALFGTPDLIGQHRILNEIAALVDAGVLRSTMTRRLFPFDAETLKEAHRLVESGSEVGKVVMSRHPTSFE, from the coding sequence ATGAAAGCCATCCTGTTTCAAAAGCACGCCGGGCCGGCCAGCTTCATCGAGACTGACCGCCCTGACCCGCTGCCCGACCCGCGCGATCTCCTGGTCCGTGTCGAGGCCGTCTCGATCAATCCCGTCGATACCAAGGTCCGCTCCGGCAGCGTCGCAGTGCCGCAAGAGGTTGATGCCCTTGGTTGGGATGCCGCCGGCACCGTCGTCGCCTGCGGCACCGAGACCAGCCTGTTCAGGGCCGCCGACCGCGTATTCTATGCCGGCACCTTCACCCGGCCGGGCGCCAATGCAGAATTGCACCTGGTCGACGAGCGGATGGTGGGCATGATGCCCGCAACGCTGTCCTTCGCCGAGGCTGCAGCCCTTCCGCTGACCAGTCTGACCGCCTGGCAACTCCTGTTCGACCGTTTGGGGGTGGCGCCCGGCAAACCGGCCGAGGCGCCTTCCCTGCTTGTCGTCGGAGGTGCCGGGGGCGTCGGTTCGATCCTTATTCAGCTTGCGCGGCGTCTGACCGGGCTGACAGTCATCGCCACCGCGTCGCGACCCGAAAGCCGCAAATGGTGTCTGGAGATGGGCGCGCATCACGTCATCGATCACAGCCAGCCGATGCCGTCGCAGGTTGCGGCGCTCGGCGCGGCGCCGGTCAGCTATGTTGCGTCGCTGACTCATACGGCACGGCACATGCCGGCGCTGGTGGAGATCGTTGCACCGCACGGCAAGATCGGCGTGATCGACGATCACGATACGCTCGACGCCGCCCCTTTGAAGGCCAAGAGCGTGTCGCTGCATTGGGAAATGGTGTTCACGCGCGCCCTGTTCGGCACGCCCGATCTGATCGGCCAGCACCGCATCCTGAACGAGATCGCCGCACTGGTCGATGCGGGCGTGCTTCGTTCCACGATGACGCGAAGGCTTTTCCCCTTTGACGCGGAAACTCTGAAAGAAGCCCATCGCCTGGTTGAAAGCGGTTCAGAGGTCGGGAAAGTCGTCATGAGCCGGCACCCGACTTCATTCGAGTGA
- a CDS encoding sugar porter family MFS transporter: protein MSNAADVRTSAKPTDTETPRGLLNRVAFVATLGGLLFGYDTGVINGALLYIQQDLGLTPLTEGVVTSALLLGAAVGALLSGPLSMRLGRRRTIRLLSFVFMIGTIACCLSPTVPVLIAARAFLGLAVGGASVAVPTYLAEIAPPNGRGRLVTRNELMIVSGQLLAFACNAGISIVWGQEPGIWRWMLAVALIPAIGLFVGMMTVPESPRWLAAHHHPERAEKALRRLRSRQAADAEMAEILKAGDASGQRKPRFDIAILREGWIRRILLIGIGIGIIQQLTGVNSIMYYGTQILTQSGFGRNGALLANIANGVISVAATFLGIYLLPKVARRTMLTIGLSGTTGTLLAIGMISRILGQSTELAFIILPLMATFLAFQQAFVSPATWVLLSEIFPLKVRAVAIGLSGLALWLATFSVGFLFPLMVAGLGLSLTYFLFAAVGIGNLVFTRLFVPETRGKTLEAIEDMLRHHHSTA, encoded by the coding sequence ATGAGCAACGCCGCCGATGTTCGTACCTCTGCCAAACCCACAGATACCGAAACGCCCCGCGGGCTGTTGAACCGCGTCGCCTTCGTCGCGACGCTCGGCGGCCTCCTGTTCGGCTATGATACCGGCGTCATCAACGGCGCTTTGCTCTATATCCAGCAGGATCTGGGGCTGACCCCGCTCACCGAGGGCGTGGTGACGAGCGCGCTGCTGCTCGGCGCGGCGGTGGGGGCGCTGCTGTCGGGGCCGCTTTCGATGCGTCTTGGTCGCCGTCGCACCATCCGGCTGCTGTCGTTCGTCTTCATGATCGGCACGATCGCGTGCTGCCTTTCGCCCACAGTGCCCGTGCTGATCGCTGCGCGCGCCTTTCTGGGGCTCGCGGTCGGCGGCGCTTCGGTGGCGGTGCCGACCTATCTTGCGGAGATCGCGCCGCCGAACGGGCGCGGTCGGCTCGTCACCCGCAACGAACTGATGATCGTCTCGGGCCAGTTGCTTGCCTTCGCCTGCAACGCCGGGATCAGCATCGTCTGGGGGCAGGAGCCCGGTATCTGGCGGTGGATGCTCGCCGTCGCCCTGATCCCGGCGATCGGCCTGTTCGTCGGCATGATGACGGTGCCCGAAAGCCCGCGCTGGCTGGCCGCCCACCATCACCCGGAACGGGCCGAGAAGGCCTTGCGCCGGCTGCGCTCGCGCCAGGCAGCCGACGCCGAGATGGCCGAGATTCTCAAGGCGGGCGACGCATCGGGCCAGCGCAAGCCGCGCTTCGATATCGCCATCCTGCGGGAGGGCTGGATCCGCCGCATCCTGCTGATCGGCATCGGCATCGGCATCATCCAGCAGCTCACCGGCGTCAATTCGATCATGTATTACGGAACCCAGATCCTGACCCAATCGGGATTCGGACGTAATGGCGCGCTGCTCGCCAATATCGCCAATGGCGTGATCTCGGTGGCCGCGACCTTCCTGGGCATCTATCTGCTCCCAAAGGTAGCGCGGCGGACGATGTTGACGATCGGGCTGAGCGGCACGACCGGCACGCTGCTTGCGATCGGCATGATCTCGCGCATCCTCGGCCAGTCGACCGAACTGGCCTTCATCATCCTGCCGCTGATGGCGACGTTCCTGGCGTTCCAGCAGGCCTTCGTCTCGCCGGCGACCTGGGTGCTGCTGTCGGAGATATTCCCGCTCAAGGTCCGGGCGGTGGCGATCGGGCTGTCGGGTCTCGCCTTGTGGCTGGCGACATTCTCGGTCGGCTTCCTCTTCCCGCTGATGGTGGCGGGGCTCGGGCTCAGCCTCACCTATTTCCTGTTCGCCGCGGTCGGTATCGGCAATCTGGTCTTCACCCGGCTGTTCGTTCCGGAAACCCGGGGCAAGACGCTGGAGGCGATCGAAGACATGCTGCGGCATCACCACAGCACCGCCTGA